A window of the Artemia franciscana chromosome 3, ASM3288406v1, whole genome shotgun sequence genome harbors these coding sequences:
- the LOC136025548 gene encoding uncharacterized protein LOC136025548, producing MSVIFHNKVVGAKIAWVLETEIRFPIDSKVDPLFIYIASASFVFRISMLLETLFAIKQPKRRRSIEGDQYQIFKSIESALAVMGVDGRSCLLRTICEMQKNPIGEMTMIGEIITALLT from the exons ATGTCTGTAATATTCCACAACAAAGTTGTAGGTGCAAAAATTGCTTGGGTCCTCGAAACGGAAATACGGTTCCCTATTGACAGCAAAGTTGATCCTCTTTTCATCTATATTGCTTCAGCCAGTTTTGTCTTTCGTATCTCAATGTTGCTGGAAACACTGTTCGCTATAAAACAGCCAAAACGAAGAAG GAGTATCGAAGGCGACCAATATCAGATATTTAAGTCAATAGAATCTGCTCTAGCAGTAATGGGCGTAGATGGTCGGTCATGCTTACTCAGGACTATTTGTGAAATGCAAAAGAATCCTATCGGCGAGATGACTATGATCGGAGAAATTATTACAGCTCTTTTAACGTAA